The DNA region CAAATTAAAATTCACACAAAAGTTGAACttcaacttttgaaggcaagctgttccattagttaattgtcctcgcttaagtttctccttaattccaggttgcttctatccttgatcagtttccatccattgttttttgtcctgccttctggtgctttggaaaataagttgaccgcctcttctttgtggcagcccctcaaatattggaatactgctatcatgtcacacacacacccctagacaacacaccccagtccttcttttctgtagactggctatacccaattcctgcagtttgagggctgtcaaactcctggcccacgggCCTCATGCGTCACATGCTGACCACGCcaatgcctggtttagcgaagggggggggaagtctcAAAATACCATGTGatgacgccatgagtttgacacccttgccataGACctttatattgtatattgtattatATCCATTATATAGATTTAAGGGAACCGTATTTTTTCCATTATTTATATTAAAGGATGACAAAGATGCACTATTTTTTAGACATAATTTTATGTTTTTTCAAAGTGTTGCTACAAAATCAAGTGAGAAATGTACTGCATTTATACTATGTTAACTCTTTCATATCTTTTAGCTAATCTATTTGTACAGTGATACTAAGCTGCAACAAATCTTGAGTAATCTTATACAGTTAGACATTTGCTTCCCATTTCGTTCTAATTTCACCTCCCCCAGAAAACTAGACCAGAAATAGGATCCTTAAAGCAGACTAATAAAAGGTCAAGTCTCTGGTCTGGTTTCAGAAGTTGTAAGAATTTTGGATCTAGCATATCTACAACCAGCGCATGGTATGGAGTAAGATGTATGTTGTAAGGTACAACCACTATTTAGATATTTCAATCATATCTGAATTTCCAAACTTCTCAGGGATATCAAAATGCTGGAAGGGGActactcaccacagccaacttgccacaggacaattcaTCACAGGATAATTCAAGAGAGGGACAAGTAGAATTGCAGCTTACCCAGCCTTGAGGGCTTCTACTTGAGATGGTTCAAACCTAAAACTTTTCAGTTTCAACTTTGAAAAAATCTAAGTGAAAACACAGCACACAGCTACAAAAGTCTTTTTAGAGTGTAAGTAAAGTAGGCCTGGGTATTTATTCAAAGAGCACTActttaagaacaacaaaaatgtaCAAAACTGGGTATGTAGCAAATCATAACACCTGAAACAAATGTAGACTCATTTAGTCAGAATATCACATAACTGTTCTCTTAAAGGCCCAATAAGctcactttatttttaaaaacatttctaaaaaatAGAGACATTATACAAGAGTTAACCAAATATTTAACCCTTACTGTATCTGATTGCAAGAGTTATCCCTCACTTGTAAAACAAAAGCAACATAATAACAAAACTGAACATTTCTATACATTTTAGCAAAGAAAATTTGGATTGCATATGTCCGCACAACCTCAAACTCCTTTTGCTTTTTGAAGCAGTTAATGTGATCaagaagctttatttttttttcaaatgctgtcAGACTTTTGGTCCAGCACATTGCAATAGAAGAGACACAGAAGTGGATCTCTACAGGTCAGCAATGGAACTCTTAAACACACAACAGTTCTGAGCCACTTGGGAAATGACAACCTTAAACTGACATTATTGTGTAATAGTACATACAAGATAAACATCAAGGATTTTTCACTTCTTCACTTCGCTTCCTACAGCCCTGAAAAATGTTTACAATCTTTAAAGTACATCACTTTTTTTTCAACATATTATGCAAAGACAAATTATGGGCTATACTTTAGGAAGTCAAgtaccaaaatatattttaaaatatgtatgctTCTCCTTTACAAATTAAATATGAGACTGAACCCTCAGAATATTTTACACATTCCACTGATTGTAATGGGTAAAAGGTAGAATGGCTAATTGTGGAAAAATGTTACTCCAATTCCTTAGCTAATTTCAATATTCAAGCGCCAATCATTATCATATAGCAGTGAGTAATCCTTCCAAAGGTGAGAATAATTAAGATGGTTATGTAATCAAACGAGGAACTAAAATTACCCATCCTTCGTATACCAGGTATCCATATTTAGGGGTGACATTGGCCCAGAAATactgatgttttttaaaaatccaaaataacCAGTTCTTTAGGAAAAGTTTTATTTTGGTGGATCTGTGTTTATTCCATATTTCTCCTTCAGAAGCTTGAGctgttcttctttcttctttgtatCCATTTTTTGGAAGGCCTGTCACAGAACAAAGATAAATATTGAAAGCAACATATTATGAATGCAAAAAACATTTAAGCCAATTTCACTTTGGGACTAGATAATCTTAACAAATTCAGGTTACCTACCATCAAAAATGGTTTGTGATTTAACTACACTATTGGAAACAAGAGAAGTTGAGGGTAAGATATGGCATTCTACAATAACATTCTGGTCTTAAGTTATCTTGCCCCTCCCCCATTATGTCAGTACAGCTATATTGGACAGAGATACCTCATGAGTCCTCCTGTATGTCTATTCCTAGGTTTGTGAAATGCTTGTGATACATGGAAGTTTGAGACCACCCATGCACCACAAACCATTAAGCTAGACAGAGTAAACAAGCTGGTAGGTGTTTTCTTTAaggcttttaatttttataaacaTCTCTGGAGGTCTATATCCAAAACTGCTGGTAGACTAAACATGACTCTTAAACTTtggaaaacattaaaataaaaaagaaaatctacAGTAAGATTCAGATTTACTCCTCTACACAAAGCGAGTTACCCTACAATCTTTGTTCTTTTAAGAGTGACTTGTACATTATGCTCATCTCCagttctttttaataattttttttaatttttgaataaacatagacaaaacacacacacaaaaaccttcttccattacaaattgtagaaagtgtgtcgattgctTACAAAAATTTCCATGCATCCCTTCCAgttatcacctacaattcatatcaaatcatatattttaaatcaaatatatttatatatattactatcatcatacctcaaccttcatttgtctataattgtttttacatcctttttatataaaatattccagatttaaagcaaaaccacataatggcattccattagctcttcccaatatcatccagtaacattaacatttttataacatgttctaaataaaaattggttatatttaataacagcgtttctaaacctccttttgtagtcaccatttgcaatttatatcaaatttcctcttatcaaacctatatatatatatatatatatatatatatatatatatatatatatatgcattattatcattatcaatcatttatttaactatatgcattatcacttcattttatacataatgctctagatttaactaaatttgacttaattttttattataaactttcattacatcaacctgcatctttccagtaatagtgcagtcttatgtctcttgccaattgtggtattagtattctggttatttccttagtaagttttgtatggacttctcttcacaacttattgcttgttgcatatcttgtataagctcgaaaccttccatctgcttcttcgatcagcttatctttggttatcactagtgcttctcacaagatttctctccttagttccatcaattcttctctcttttcttcttctatactttgaaatctgaggTAGAGCAccagtccatctatctctcctttccatattccacactTTCCATTTCAAccatgctcagttcactgtcagtatcaacaattttcttgtttctttattttttccttcaatttttagtacttcactttcttcatttgatgaacatcctcaatttttccatcaaattttactgttctacgatctatgttctccaatctcttctcaattttctctgttacttctaataatttttgaatttcaaacataatcttttgcaatgttaaggtttctttttcatgttgtgccattcttccaacttgtaaacactgccactctggcattcaaaacttattaaatttaaagcaaattcatttataatctttcaagacaaggctgttttcactccactccagctgccaataaagctcctgaagagcacctgtataagcAACCCAtcctcttctcactatcactatcactaaacaagctgaagaaccttgaaatgcaaagtcaaatgatcaaagagaaaaaagaaaagacaatatttccaagccttccaagcctccaaTGTtactttctttccctctgttattacagccctctttgtattctttttatatcttctttatattccgggcttaaagaaaacaaaattcttaaatggagcaaaaaaaaccccatccaatccagcatcataaaaataaggaaaatgattttaatccataagtatatataaaaaaagaatattaaaagtagaagaaaaactaatccgttcaatttaaagaatagaaaacatttgcaaaagttccatccgtaaaagaaaattttttttaaaaggataacactgtctaatgtagcttaatttcgctgcttactctcttctgttttcaagtttaatttagctttactTTTTTTGGaggtagtctcttttataataataagatttcctcaccagatggacacattttctctttccattttcctcccgttctggaactgtcccaacttcagcagcttcaatggctgcgcttcCGTCgctggcaaaaagagattctcctggatcaatcagggactttgcgatgtccctgagatcagcaggacgtactcttccctgtcaccgtctcttcaggacggtttaggtccaaaaggactgtccagcagcaaaagtatcgattgcgatcttggagctccaagatcgcacgtcaTGTCGTCGTGACGCCAGATCCTCCTCCGTCCAGTTCTCTTTTTATATAATGCAATCACAGTTTCTCTAGATTTTTTTATCTTGGAAATATGTCAATAGTTAATTATATCAGGAGCAAGCAATATTAAAACCCTAGACTGGGAAATTAAAATGGTATGGTCAACTATCATAAACAGTAGAAAGGATTCTGAAAAGCAAGAGCTATTCTGTATTCTTAGTTACTGAAAAGTAAATCCTATATGCAAAGGACTGTCTAGTCAGCAAACAAAAATGCTTTCATCCTTTAAGTACTAGTCTAATAACTATAGTAAATGAATGATCTAGTGAAAGGAGGAGAAAGTATTTGTTCCTTTTCTCTATGTAGTATAAAACTAAGCTAAGTTTCTAGAGTAGGACATCCTTCTCTACCTGACATAGAAATCTCCAATTATCAAGAAATAACTTTTCAGATTTATTGAGACTATTATTCTATGTTACAAGCACTCTGCAAATTTTAGCAATGAAGTATCAAAGCTGAAAGAAATATGAAACTGAGAAGGCTAATGactacatttatttattcttaatgCTACTTCCAAGGGGGGAAACTCATATCCAGGATTTATAAtccataattaaaataatcaaaatacagtaagtcaagaaagcaataatgcatatatattgtatataaacctTAATACATGAGgttgatttttcatttttttttaaagggatggTTTTCTTTTGGAAAACTTAGGTGTGGAGCCATTTTTCTTTATATGTTGCAGAATATATGAAAATGTACTTATCTCACTTCTCTAACCAAATCCTTCAGTTTGTTACAGCTAAAATCTCCCTGGTTAGAATATTTGAAAAGGAAATTAAGTGTCCCCATAATATTCtcatcaaaagggaaaaaagataacAGAATTAAAGAATTGATATGCTTTAAGAAGATACTTGCCCTGTTTGCATTATAGTACAAAACGACAAGGTATCTGTTGCACACATTGAATCCTGACAGATGATCACAAGCATTTTTGGCATCAAATATATCTTCATAGACTACATAGGCTGTTCCCCTTGTCTCCGGAGTATTTCCTCTGTAGGATAACAAGTTTAACGTTAGCAAACTAGTATTTTGAATCTTTGAGATGACATTTGTCACTAATACAATTTTTCCTgacacttcagctgattgttaaaATCAGTTAACAACGCTATATATGAATTTACATGTGTATAAGACAGGAATAGGCAGGCACTAGGCTTCATACATCCTATCTGCAAACCTCAGATTCCCCCCCGCCAACCTCCAAATTAACAGAGCTAACATTTTCAGAACTTTTTATATTGACCTAGAGGTATTAAGGGATGAAATAAACAGCTTAATATTCGACTAAACCATTCCCTTAACAGGGGGGAAATCCTAAATTGAGCAGCTTACAAATGGAATTTTCCACTGTGGTCACATCACAATTTTTTTAGCCGTGTCTCTGCAGCCCTAGGCAAGACACAAACTAAAACCTAATCCAAAACTGAGCAAATTGCTCATCCCTGatttaaattcattttattatGCCTTCAACGATGCTACACAATAAATCACAGATACATAATTTCCATCCTATTTTGTCAGATTGGCTGTAATGTAATGTGTTTGCTTTGGCATAGA from Thamnophis elegans isolate rThaEle1 chromosome 3, rThaEle1.pri, whole genome shotgun sequence includes:
- the SF3B6 gene encoding splicing factor 3B subunit 6; this translates as MAMQAAKRANIRLPPEVNRILYIRNLPYKITAEEMYDIFGKYGPIRQIRVGNTPETRGTAYVVYEDIFDAKNACDHLSGFNVCNRYLVVLYYNANRAFQKMDTKKKEEQLKLLKEKYGINTDPPK